From a single Bacillus gobiensis genomic region:
- the galU gene encoding UTP--glucose-1-phosphate uridylyltransferase GalU, with protein MKKVRKAIIPAAGLGTRFLPATKAMPKEMLPIVDKPTIQYIIEEAIESGIEDIIIVTGKGKRAIEDHFDNAPELERNLEEKGKIDLLEKVQKASNIVDIHYIRQKEPKGLGHAVWCARNFIGDEPFAVLLGDDIVQAKKPCLRQLMDEYENTLSSVIGVQQVPENATNRYGIIDPLTNEGRRYQVKTFVEKPAPGTAPSNLAILGRYIFTPEIFMYLEKQEVGAGGEIQLTDAIQMLNEIQRVFAYDFEGKRYDVGEKLGFIETTLEFAMQDAELRKDLVPFIEKLLATYTEGK; from the coding sequence GTGAAGAAGGTCAGAAAAGCAATTATCCCTGCCGCAGGTCTTGGAACTAGATTCTTACCTGCAACTAAAGCTATGCCAAAGGAAATGCTTCCAATTGTCGACAAACCTACAATCCAATATATTATCGAAGAAGCGATTGAATCAGGCATTGAAGATATTATTATCGTTACCGGAAAAGGAAAACGAGCGATTGAAGACCATTTCGATAACGCACCTGAGCTTGAGCGCAATCTCGAAGAAAAAGGAAAAATCGATCTGTTGGAAAAGGTCCAAAAAGCGTCTAACATTGTCGATATTCATTACATAAGACAAAAGGAACCAAAGGGTCTTGGACACGCTGTATGGTGCGCCCGCAATTTCATCGGTGACGAGCCATTCGCCGTTTTGCTCGGCGATGATATTGTCCAAGCCAAAAAGCCTTGCTTGCGCCAGTTAATGGATGAGTATGAAAATACACTATCTTCAGTGATCGGCGTTCAGCAAGTGCCTGAAAACGCAACGAACCGTTATGGCATTATTGATCCGTTAACGAATGAAGGCCGCAGATATCAAGTAAAGACATTCGTTGAAAAGCCTGCACCGGGAACAGCACCTTCAAATTTAGCAATTCTCGGACGCTACATATTCACCCCGGAAATCTTTATGTATCTTGAAAAACAAGAAGTAGGTGCCGGCGGAGAAATCCAATTGACAGACGCGATTCAAATGCTTAATGAAATTCAGCGTGTATTTGCTTATGATTTTGAAGGCAAACGCTATGACGTGGGAGAAAAGCTAGGATTTATCGAAACGACGCTGGAATTTGCCATGCAGGATGCCGAGCTTAGAAAGGACCTTGTTCCTTTTATTGAAAAGCTTCTCGCTACTTATACTGAAGGAAAATAA
- the tagG gene encoding teichoic acids export ABC transporter permease subunit TagG, which produces MNALVRILKEQFTSFPLILRLAVYETKSTYQMNYLGVFWQFLNPLIQMLAYWFVFGMGLRHGGAMRTGLDEPVPFIIWMLAGLIPWFFISPTILDGSNSVFRRINMVAKMNFPISSLPSVVIASNLFSFFVMIAVYIVVLLLNGIYPSLHWIQFIYYFLCMVSFMFAFSLFNSTISVLVRDYQLLLQAVTRLLFFLLPIFWDISEQIGEKFPELLPVIKLNPLFYIIDGFRDSFLDGQWFFQDMKYTLYFWVFTLLLLTVGSILHLKFRDKFVDFL; this is translated from the coding sequence ATGAACGCATTAGTTAGAATACTGAAAGAGCAATTCACTTCATTCCCGTTAATTTTACGCTTGGCCGTCTATGAGACGAAGTCTACGTATCAAATGAATTATCTGGGAGTGTTTTGGCAGTTTTTAAATCCCCTGATTCAAATGTTAGCCTATTGGTTTGTTTTTGGAATGGGGCTTCGGCATGGTGGTGCTATGAGGACCGGGTTGGATGAACCAGTTCCATTTATTATATGGATGCTTGCGGGGTTGATCCCGTGGTTTTTTATCAGTCCGACGATACTTGACGGATCAAATAGTGTGTTTAGGCGGATCAATATGGTAGCAAAGATGAATTTCCCTATCAGCTCACTGCCGTCAGTCGTAATTGCATCGAATTTATTTAGTTTTTTCGTCATGATTGCGGTATACATCGTTGTGCTTTTGTTGAACGGAATCTATCCAAGCTTGCATTGGATCCAGTTTATTTACTACTTTTTGTGTATGGTTTCTTTTATGTTTGCATTCAGTTTATTCAATTCAACGATCAGCGTCTTGGTCAGAGATTACCAGCTATTGCTTCAAGCGGTGACCAGGCTTTTGTTTTTCTTGCTCCCGATTTTTTGGGACATCTCGGAGCAAATCGGAGAAAAATTCCCGGAGTTGCTTCCGGTTATTAAGCTGAATCCGCTGTTCTATATTATTGACGGCTTCAGAGACAGCTTTTTAGATGGACAATGGTTCTTTCAAGACATGAAATACACGCTCTATTTTTGGGTGTTTACGTTGCTTTTGTTAACGGTAGGCTCGATTTTGCATTTGAAATTCAGAGACAAGTTTGTTGACTTTCTTTAA
- the tagD gene encoding glycerol-3-phosphate cytidylyltransferase — protein sequence MKKVITYGTYDLFHWGHLRLLERAKELGDYLIVGLSTDEFNSLKNKNSVDSYEKRKQVLETLDLVDEIIPEENWEQKIEDVKTHQVDIFVMGDDWEGKFDYLNEYCEVIYLSRTEGISTTQIKKEMFD from the coding sequence GTGAAAAAAGTGATCACATATGGAACGTATGATTTGTTTCATTGGGGACATCTGCGGCTGTTGGAGAGGGCGAAGGAGCTCGGCGATTATTTAATCGTCGGATTGTCGACAGATGAATTCAACTCACTTAAAAACAAGAATTCCGTGGACAGCTACGAGAAACGCAAACAAGTATTGGAGACGTTAGATCTTGTGGACGAAATTATTCCGGAAGAAAATTGGGAACAAAAAATAGAAGATGTAAAAACCCATCAGGTTGATATTTTCGTAATGGGTGATGATTGGGAAGGGAAATTTGATTACCTGAACGAGTATTGCGAGGTCATTTATTTGTCCAGGACTGAAGGGATATCAACGACCCAAATAAAAAAAGAGATGTTTGATTAA